DNA from Apis cerana isolate GH-2021 linkage group LG13, AcerK_1.0, whole genome shotgun sequence:
GACGCGTCAGTCGATGTTCTCCATCCTTTATaggttttttcaaattaacgtTCCCACGGTGATGTATTAATCACCTTGCACCTTCTTCCGACATAGGAATGAACGGTACAAATTCATAAAACTTAACCTCATGGTCATTTGATTACTATCCTATCCCTCTTTCCTACAATAAAGAAGTTAACTGCACGAGTTTATTACAACATGGTATTGGTGATATGATATTGGTAacatacttatatttatatatatttttattatatatataggtatatataatatatataatatatatatatattatatttatatatatatatcgttatatttatttatttaatgaaagttgCAAATTATTGTAACttcacataaaatttatattgaaattacaacatatacatatttatttatttatttattatagcatatttttatgtataaattgtaaggtgattttttttcattaaataaaataaagtttaaaaaacatttaataaccttaaatagtgaaattttattataattttattaaaaatttttaaatgataattttaaatgataaactagaaaaataaaatagaaaataaaatagataactttttaacaataaaattattattataatttaataattaaaaattaaaatgaaatttttaaattggaataattctCACTATATCGatgtaataaaagtttttaactttttatatattttatatatttataataattattaatttatatatttataatatctatcttatattatattgaacaaaagtatgattttgttttattatagaataattattaaattaaatagagcatttattaaattaaaggtaaaaaatataaatgaaaagataacaaaaatgattatgaataaaatttaatcaatatcattcataatattctttgtcacatatattatatattttatttattatttttataatctataaatcatttgattcataataaattttatgtttaaatgtaaaaaatgaagaaaaaataaatttaataaagaaaaaattagctaatttcaaaagtaaataactattaaaacaaattttatttgtataaagttaatatatacaagtcatataatttgtttaattcaatttttaaaatatgatttttataaaaatcatttttatttaaagaaacaattttattaatgaattattctttattttcttgtattttttatatgtacatatatatatcatttagtattcgttatttatacaagatttatatatataattaaatatataatatataatataatataataataataaaaataacaaaacaagaaaattcaatttatatatttataattaatcatttcatatTATGCAATCTAgatttcttcaattaaaaattaatattataataaaatatattatatcatgaaatacatatatagcTCAAAATATAGCTCTTATCAATATAGTTGATTCTGataattcaatagaaaatataaatttttttaaaatgtttttcattgaattattagaaccagtttaaattttttaaaatctcatcaatttaaaatttcttcatcattttttatttttgtaaattttaaatatattcctcCTTTTGGTGTTAATAAGAAAGCAGCTGGATTAATTTCATATGGAATCATAGTTTTATTGCAAACTTCAACTTTATAATTCCAAAGTATTGTTATCAAACCAATTTTGGATTGGTAAACTGCAAATCGTGCTCctgaaatacatattaaaaatattattgaataaaatttattttttattgataaaattgaaatttttatcacaatctttctttaaacttgaatttttaagatataaaaaaaaattatagataaatataccaATACAATTTCTGGGTCCATCACCAAAAGGTAAATAGTGCATTGGATGTCGTGTTGCAATGACATCATCATTAAATCTTTCAGGAATAAAAGCATCAGGATTTGGATAAATCTTAGGATCATGATGAATTGCATATAATGGTATCCATACAAAACTTTCTTCTGgtatagaaatttttgtattgttgAAAGTATAATTAGTTATTGACTTCCTTAATATAAGTGGTCCAGGTGgatattttcttaatgtttctataaaagagaaatatttaatttgaataataataatgatcaatAGTAATTAGTGATTACTCTtgcaatcaattaataataacaatataatattcaaaatttttagacaaactatataatttattttttttttgagaaatgaaaaataaaaaatctttaaaaaatacaattgagaAAGAAGTAAGATTTGTAAGATTgctcatataataataagaaatgtcAGTCgagttcaaaaattcaaagaatatatGCGATCGATTaactatttttgatattatatatatttttgatatttttaatattgactgATATTGTAAcgtaagattatataaaattataaataatataaaatatagattatatacatacaaaatataataaataaatcgttccaatatacaaatacaacaaacgaattcaataattcgtaatactatatatatatatatatataatattatacgcaCCACGAAATACTAAATCCAGAtatgtcatattttttatatattcgtatttcaattcattatgtttattgaaatattctttaatctcTTGCCGTAACTTATCTTGAATTTCAGGATTTAAAGCTAATTCATAAAGTGCGTTGCTTATAGCTGACGAAGAAGTTTCAAATCCAGCAATGAAGAAAACGAATGCTTGTGCCGTTAATAAAGTATCcgttaattctataaattacaattaaaaaaaaaaaagaaatataaaaaataattttatttttacaaaattaatttgctaattttaattattaattgataaattattgtgtaaagagatttatttttaataaatctttaaaatgtttttattgttattatttattatactattatttgattttgatatcatttttaattgataaaaaatgtacttactaatattttctaatttatctgGATGTTTTTTAAGCTCTATAAGCATATTGACAAAATCAGGCCTCACAATGTTGTTTTCCTGTCTGTATTTCATTGTACTTACGATAATATTCGTGAGGAACTTTGTGACTTCCATTGGTGGTAATATGAAAgcaagtaaattataaattcgtgGGAAAATTTGTCTAAATCGAAATCTTAAGATTTGCCCAAATGAATTGGCAAATACTTTTCTACCTATTCGACGAAATTCGCTTTCTTCGTCAGACAGTGCATTCATTTCGATACCAAAGGCACAGCTACCTATCACATCTGTTGTATATTTAGCTGTTAATTCACGACATTCtataaattcttctcttaATATCAGTTTATCCAGATATTGTTCCAAATGTTTTGCACAGTCTAATATTAAGGGaaacatttctttcaatttgcCAGATGTAAATACTGGCGAAAGTCTTGTTCTTAATGGACGCCATCTTTCTACCTCCAAATTGAAGAGATGTGAAGATAATGGTTCTgcctataattattttaaaaatcaataaatagaaatataattttcttgttacaattcaataatatatttgaacatgatttaaacttaaaatttaattttttttaaatattataatttatttataatttaatatatgcatttgcttgcattttatatatatatatatctgaaataatttaatactgatttaataataatttaataataatttaccttTTCATGAATAGGAATTCCTCGGTTGGCAAACTTAGAAAAATCCCTTATTAAAACATCCTTTATAAGATCTGGATCTTGAATAATGAGTATAGGTGTTTTTCTAGTGAATATTCCAATCATAGGTTCATGTTTATATTCTTCAcagagtttttttaaatagtggCACATAGACGTTCTTAAAagcattacattttttatattaccgAATATTGGTATCGGCTTTGGTCCAGGTACTCCACGAACTTTCCAAAAATCGAACGTTgaagtgaaataataataaattgccagaaataataagatgattccaaaaataatttctaaacttGGCATTCTTGttttataagttaatttaatgaagaaataatggatataattaaattttctgcaaaatattattattattacttcaaTTTCcgtaataattaaagtattttaaatataatattgccatgaaaattagaatatattaataatgtattttttttataatgtttttgcgttgaaattaatttttaaccagaaatgagaataaaaagataaatgaaatagtgttaattaaaatataaatttaatttgaaatgaaagattttttatatgaatagaaatttattattataaaatttttgaacaaaaatcgaattttttaggtataaaaaaatatacataaatatttttatttttcggaaaaatattttgtattgtctcttattaatagaaatttgctTATTAaactaaatgaaataaataatgaataaaattgagtGACAAACAAAATacttattaagaatttaattataaaaaataaataaaatggtttctttattttaagaacAATGGATAAGTATTTTTCAGGTATTTTATAGCAATAGTTCaactattgtttatttaattgaagtaagtaattttttatataatataaaataataatttattcaattgtatGATATTTAAGATGATGATAAATCATttggatttttaaatcatttatcacattatttattatttttaaatatgatttattatataataaattaaattaaagtaatttttgacTGATAATACAATTCAGAaagataatatctttaataacagaatgcatataatattctttttatttttattttatttatatatttttaatctgtctttgaatgatatataattatatttattatttataaaacaatatattatatatatgtatgcaaaatgtttattattaattaagttctaataattaaattgataattcagcaatttcaattgttaatttatttaatgatttattatgatttaatatatggaaattataattataatacatttttataatagacattctttttttaaaaataattaaatattctttccttttatttcgaaaatatattaatgaaacttaaattatatttcttaatatagatataaaatatttaaactttatcaattaatttgtttaattaaataagataaaataaaatttataataaataacaaattattacattatatgtatttgataGGTTAACGTATATCACTTTtgcattcttattttaaaattatatataaaaatcacttAATGATAACTATTTATGATGAATGATGATAATGAATTACTGTACAcataatacgaaatatttttttatataaaatatatgacacAAACAAAAGCTTACTGTTTTGACACGAAGTAAAAACTCAATGTATGATACGGTTTTCAGTAGACTGCAGTGCATAATGCAATAAGATGATATCTgcaaaataaaacagaaaaatgtataatattatatatatatatatatatatattatcataatatcataatacatGTTAGATtagaatgttaattatataataaaaccattaaataataaattaagagtttattcgatttaaataaatatataatatttataataagagcaattaaaaattatttaattatataaatcaattaaataaaaagattgtataattttatttttttatacaattgattaatgaaaaaagaatcttatatattatataataaaaaaagaaaaaagaaaaaagaatcttatcATCAGAGTACATAAGTAATTTAACTAGTAATAATAGATTTGATTCAATGTGCAACTTTGTAGATGTCGCTctcataaagaaatatatcataatataataaagtaataaaaataaatctatatctaCTAGCTAACTATACAAggttatagttatataaataggaaaattatgtatgtattattaattaattatatattattaattaaaaaataaaaaaatttcaggaaataaatttaaactattattatatattatatattatatatttctgtattattttcatttgtatttttcatttatgtatttttttcatttaatcaataatacatatatattttaattttatatttatatattttgtaatatacattatattgtatattgtatatataatattaaaaattatatatatatataataataatatatataatataggtaTAGGAGATGATACAAATATgcacaataaaataatgtatcatagaataatattacaaagacTAAAACatacattcaatatttaacttatatatatattatatatatattatatatatatatataattttaagattatcttcattttctttttatattaatattaattttactcatttttaaagtttatattttaaatataatacatttctttattgatataataataatattataaagtaaaatatttaaaaatttttttaaaaaatatttttatttataataaataaaatttcatgtgataatttcatttaaaggatttttttatgtactttaatattatacaaatttttatattatatattttgtaatttataaaattgaaaatataaaaattaattaattaaaaatgtgtataactataataaaagataattatttctttgaaataatttttgtagaagtttgttgaaaattattaatattttagattaatattattttatatttataattaaagttatatatagaaataatactaataatatattttgtaaaaatatttcttataaaaaatacatacaaaaattgaatacatatgtaaaaatctaaaaaatatttaagttttcaaatttttatatttattttttcttgttaattattttgtatttttccacAATCAgttattttttctactttcaaaaaaattccatctttAGGGGCCaatgtaaatgaatttattttctttatataaggAATCATTGTCTTTTCGCAAacatttactttgaaattttgtaacatTCTTATCAGTCCAACTTTTGTTTGATAAATGCCAAATCGTAttcctgaaaatttaatcatcggttatcattaatatataaaagtataaaacaagtaaatattaaaaattttaataatcgtaaaatacaaattattattaataattatcatctaaaaaacattttagtatttttttttgaattaccaATGCAATTCCTTGGTCCATTACCAAATGGTAAATAACTCATTGGATGCCTTGCAGCTACTGCATCCTCATTAAATCTTTCAGGATCAAATACATCTGGATTTTCATAGAATTTTGGATCTGTTTGAATTGAATACACAGGAATAATTACAGAAGTTCCAGCAGGTATCGATACTTTTGTACCATTGAAGGTATAATTAGAGTTGCATTTTCGCTTTAGAAACACCCCTGGTGGATATTTTCTAAGTGTTTCTGTTTAAAAAgacagataaatataattttattttagtaataattatatcttatttaaaataatataattttaaattataatctttacaCATGTttcaatatgataatttatatatgataataaattattggttTTCTacttatttgcaaaaataaatataaaatatatagaatattaataataatgtataaaaaattttacattttttatacattttattgaaataagtttaaaaaaatatacctttAAATACTTTgtccaaatatttcattttcttaactTCTTCGTATGTGAAATTCCCATTATTTTTGGCAtggaattcttttatttcttttcgtacTTTATCTTGTATGTGAGGATTCAAAGCCATTTCATAAAGAGCATGTGCCATTGTTGTCGATGATGTTTCAAATCCAGCAGCAAAGAAAACAAAAGCTTGTGCAGCAAGTAAATTATCTGttatttctgtaaaattttgttaaaaaataatattttaataattattttaataattaatagtattttaatactttaataacattaatataatattttaatgattatttataaaacatcatcagacaaaagatttataaatttaaagttctatttcaaattttatttcatcattctatgtcttcaaattttatttattaaatgatcatagactacaattttatttgctttttgaaagaattaaaatcacaattattttacttactaATATTCTGCAACTTTTCCGAGTGTTTTTTCAATTCCATTAATGAGTTTACAAAATCTGCTTTTACCACATTATTTTCTTCcctatatttaatcatttctgaaataaattttgtcacAAATATGCTTGTTTCTGAATATGGTATTACAAAACCAAGTAAATTATAGAACTGTGGAAAGAATTGTCGAAGAAAAGATCTTAGAATGTTTTTATCTAgatcaaaaattctttttcctattCTGCGAAATTCACTACATTCATCTGACAACGCGTTCATGTTGATTCCAAAAGCGCAACTTCCAATAACATCTGTGGTGTATCTCGctgatatttcaaaacaatCTACAAATCCTTCTCTTTTCACAGCATTTTCTAAACATTGCTCTAAACGTTCGGCACATTCCAACATAAAGGGGaacatttctttcaatttaccAGAAGTAAATACTGATGACAATCTTATTCTTAATGGTCGCCATCTTTTAACATCCAAATTAAAGAGATTTGCATTCAATGGGTCAGCCTgtagttaaattaaatcgaaacaatttattttaagaagattattttaagaagattttttaaaaaattgataaaattttgaactttttatattttgaaatgttaaagaaaaatttatatatatatatataaaagaaaaaaaatacatacccGTTCAGAAATCTTGAATCCTCGTTCGTCAAACGTAgagaaatctttaattaaaacatcttTGATGAGATCTAAATCGCGCAAAACGAGATTAGGCGAACTACCGAAGAATATCCCGAACATTGCCTCATTGtcgtatttcttatataatttcgctataaaattacttatttcaatttttcttaatatgacATCCTTGGTATTTCCAAAAAATGGTATCGGTTTAGGTGCAACCACATTGCGATTTTtccagaaattaaaatttaatgtaaaataataatacaaagtgAGAAAAATTGCGACaaatgcaattaatatttgaaaataatcaaacatGTTAATTCACTATTACTAGTTACACCCGACTTAGAAAATACTCTTTGAACGattgttatattatgaaaagtaTACAATTGaggttttgaaatttattatttacccTCAATGTTATCATATGCCtgtgtaaatatttacttatatttagttatatattaaacattatacaCTTATGTATATCgttatattcgatttattatcgttatgaaaatatgatgaaattaaagtttgataagattaaagtttttttaaaaatttattaagagaaaaaatgataatattttaatttattcatatttttataatttaatatatatatattgattttttcgtTATAGTTTCGTtagaataatcattattttttcgattttttcgaattacttgtcaaaatgtatatatatatatatatattgattttttcgtTATAGTTTTGTtagaataatcattatttttttaattttttcgaattacttactaaaatgaataaaattgtttttaaaatttataaaaatttataaaaacatatatatcttttaaagaaattaaatttgagttgcttttttttaataacgttttaaaatatttattaactttgcatttaaatagatactataataattttaatcttatttataaattaatttagaaatttttttctatttttacgattattttctttatcaatataCAAACATCCTCTCTAATTTTGGCTTTTATAAGAGTTTCATTTGTCaatcatttgataaattattttatggaggtataaatatttatctatttatacttatttttagatatttcatattttgtaattaatctaCATCttgtttttacaattaatttttaaatttttttattgatcaattcaattctatttgaaacattactgaatagtttcgaaaatatttataaagtatttattttattaatattcaattataatatttatttctagattCGATCCTTCAAAGATTAtcttataaatgtattaacattttatataattctaaaaatattttattttttttaatatattaagtaatattaatcttatagaattaataattatacattatatattattctacaaaattatttttaatttatgttaaaataatactattttataaatattttataaatatttataataaaataattttataaaatagtaaatataaaaatttctaatatttgacAGAATTCTGATTAGCATGATTAATGATTAG
Protein-coding regions in this window:
- the LOC108003966 gene encoding uncharacterized protein LOC108003966; the protein is MFDYFQILIAFVAIFLTLYYYFTLNFNFWKNRNVVAPKPIPFFGNTKDVILRKIEISNFIAKLYKKYDNEAMFGIFFGSSPNLVLRDLDLIKDVLIKDFSTFDERGFKISERADPLNANLFNLDVKRWRPLRIRLSSVFTSGKLKEMFPFMLECAERLEQCLENAVKREGFVDCFEISARYTTDVIGSCAFGINMNALSDECSEFRRIGKRIFDLDKNILRSFLRQFFPQFYNLLGFVIPYSETSIFVTKFISEMIKYREENNVVKADFVNSLMELKKHSEKLQNIKITDNLLAAQAFVFFAAGFETSSTTMAHALYEMALNPHIQDKVRKEIKEFHAKNNGNFTYEEVKKMKYLDKVFKETLRKYPPGVFLKRKCNSNYTFNGTKVSIPAGTSVIIPVYSIQTDPKFYENPDVFDPERFNEDAVAARHPMSYLPFGNGPRNCIGIRFGIYQTKVGLIRMLQNFKVNVCEKTMIPYIKKINSFTLAPKDGIFLKVEKITDCGKIQNNKPYHTLSFYFVSKQKFNYIHYFFIKLTYKTRMPSLEIIFGIILLFLAIYYYFTSTFDFWKVRGVPGPKPIPIFGNIKNVMLLRTSMCHYLKKLCEEYKHEPMIGIFTRKTPILIIQDPDLIKDVLIRDFSKFANRGIPIHEKAEPLSSHLFNLEVERWRPLRTRLSPVFTSGKLKEMFPLILDCAKHLEQYLDKLILREEFIECRELTAKYTTDVIGSCAFGIEMNALSDEESEFRRIGRKVFANSFGQILRFRFRQIFPRIYNLLAFILPPMEVTKFLTNIIVSTMKYRQENNIVRPDFVNMLIELKKHPDKLENIKLTDTLLTAQAFVFFIAGFETSSSAISNALYELALNPEIQDKLRQEIKEYFNKHNELKYEYIKNMTYLDLVFRETLRKYPPGPLILRKSITNYTFNNTKISIPEESFVWIPLYAIHHDPKIYPNPDAFIPERFNDDVIATRHPMHYLPFGDGPRNCIGARFAVYQSKIGLITILWNYKVEVCNKTMIPYEINPAAFLLTPKGGIYLKFTKIKNDEEILN